Proteins found in one Rhodobacteraceae bacterium D3-12 genomic segment:
- a CDS encoding Zn-dependent hydrolase, translating into MPAAKSAPGENLRINGDRLWDSLMDMAKIGPGVAGGNNRQTLTDEDGEGRVLFQKWCEAAGCTMGLDSMGNMFAQRDGTDPDALPVYVGSHLDTQPTGGKYDGILGVLGGLEIVRTLNDLDIKTKHPIVVTNWTNEEGTRYAPAMLSSGVFAGIHTEKWAKDRVDAEGKTFGDELKRIGWEGDEPVGARKMHAMFELHIEQGPILEAEGKDIGVVTHGQGLSWTQVTVTGKDSHTGSTPMPMRKNAGLGMARILDKVDEIAWSHAPHAVGAAGHIDVFPNSRNVIPGKVVFTVDFRSPELSVIEDMEARLRVEGQKIADDMGLTVEFEKVGGFDPVAFDESCVSAVRNAAERLGYSHMDLISGAGHDACWINQVAPTAMVMCPCVDGLSHNEAEEISREWATAGADVLMHAVVETAEIV; encoded by the coding sequence ATGCCAGCCGCAAAGTCAGCACCGGGAGAGAACCTCAGGATCAATGGCGACCGCCTTTGGGACAGCCTCATGGACATGGCCAAGATCGGCCCCGGCGTCGCCGGCGGTAACAACCGCCAGACCCTGACAGACGAAGACGGCGAGGGGCGCGTACTGTTCCAGAAATGGTGCGAGGCGGCGGGCTGCACGATGGGGCTCGACAGCATGGGCAACATGTTCGCGCAACGCGACGGCACCGATCCAGACGCGCTGCCGGTCTATGTCGGCTCTCACCTTGATACCCAGCCCACAGGCGGCAAATACGACGGCATCCTCGGCGTGCTTGGCGGGCTCGAAATCGTGCGCACTCTCAACGATCTCGACATCAAGACGAAACATCCGATCGTCGTCACCAACTGGACGAACGAAGAGGGGACACGCTACGCTCCCGCCATGCTGTCCTCCGGTGTTTTCGCCGGTATCCATACTGAAAAATGGGCCAAAGACCGCGTCGACGCCGAAGGCAAAACCTTTGGCGACGAACTTAAACGCATCGGCTGGGAAGGCGACGAACCCGTCGGCGCGCGCAAGATGCACGCGATGTTTGAACTCCACATCGAACAAGGCCCGATCTTGGAGGCCGAAGGCAAAGACATCGGCGTCGTCACCCACGGGCAGGGGCTCTCTTGGACCCAAGTGACCGTGACCGGCAAAGACAGCCACACCGGTTCCACCCCGATGCCCATGCGCAAAAACGCGGGCCTCGGCATGGCGCGCATTCTCGACAAGGTCGATGAAATTGCATGGTCTCACGCGCCCCACGCGGTCGGCGCTGCGGGCCATATCGACGTCTTTCCCAACTCGCGCAACGTGATCCCCGGCAAGGTTGTCTTCACCGTCGATTTCCGCTCGCCAGAGCTTTCGGTGATCGAAGACATGGAGGCCCGCCTGCGCGTCGAAGGTCAGAAAATCGCCGACGACATGGGGCTAACGGTCGAGTTTGAAAAGGTCGGCGGCTTTGATCCGGTGGCCTTTGACGAGAGCTGCGTGTCGGCAGTTCGCAACGCCGCTGAACGGCTCGGCTATTCCCATATGGACCTGATTTCGGGCGCCGGTCACGACGCTTGCTGGATCAATCAGGTCGCTCCCACCGCGATGGTCATGTGCCCCTGTGTCGACGGGCTGTCCCATAACGAAGCCGAAGAAATCTCGCGCGAATGGGCCACTGCCGGGGCGGATGTTCTGATGCATGCCGTGGTCGAAACGGCGGAGATCGTGTGA
- a CDS encoding TetR family transcriptional regulator C-terminal domain-containing protein, protein MQQKSERHTKAPIRGKTRIQRKNTSAILDAALEIFAANGFRGATLDQIAGAAGLSKPNLLYYFPSKEAIHAALLDGLMETWLDPLYALDEAGDPLQEILSYVRRKLEMSRDFPKESRLFANEILQGAPRIGPALSGELKTLVDEKAEVIRNWTRDGKIAEVNPHHLIFSIWALTQHYADFDVQVHAVLGGADVDPFPEAERYLEALFTRMLSR, encoded by the coding sequence ATGCAGCAGAAATCGGAGCGCCACACCAAGGCGCCGATACGCGGGAAGACCCGGATTCAGCGCAAAAACACCTCGGCCATTCTGGATGCGGCGTTAGAGATTTTTGCAGCCAACGGATTTCGCGGGGCGACGCTGGATCAGATCGCGGGCGCGGCGGGTTTGTCCAAGCCGAACCTGCTGTATTATTTTCCATCAAAGGAAGCGATCCATGCCGCCCTTCTGGACGGGTTGATGGAAACATGGCTGGACCCGCTTTATGCGCTGGATGAGGCGGGTGATCCGTTGCAGGAAATCCTGTCTTATGTGCGCCGCAAGCTAGAGATGAGCCGGGATTTTCCGAAGGAATCGCGCTTGTTTGCCAATGAAATCCTGCAAGGCGCGCCGCGGATCGGTCCGGCCCTGTCGGGCGAGTTGAAGACGTTGGTGGATGAAAAGGCCGAGGTGATCCGCAACTGGACCCGTGATGGCAAGATTGCCGAAGTGAACCCGCATCACCTTATCTTTTCAATCTGGGCGCTGACCCAGCATTACGCCGATTTTGATGTGCAGGTGCATGCGGTGTTGGGGGGCGCGGATGTGGACCCGTTTCCCGAGGCCGAACGCTATCTTGAGGCGTTGTTTACCCGGATGCTGAGCCGGTAA
- the preA gene encoding NAD-dependent dihydropyrimidine dehydrogenase subunit PreA yields the protein MADLTTNFLGITSPNPFWLASAPPTDKEYNVRRAFEAGWGGVVWKTLGEEGPPVVNVNGPRYGVIHGADRRLLGLNNIELITDRPLETNLEEIARVKADYPDRAVIVSLMVPCEEQAWKKILPRVAETGADGVELNFGCPHGMSERGMGAAVGQVPEYIEMVTRWCKENYDKPVIVKLTPNITDIRYPARAAHNGGADAVSLINTINSITSVNLDNFSPEPSIDGKGSHGGFCGPAVKPIALNMVAEIARDAETRGLPISAIGGVTTWRDAAEFMVMGAGNVQVCTAAMTYGFKVVQEMISGLSDWMDEKGYTSTDQFIGNAVPNLSDWQYLNLNYIAKAKIDQNACIKCGRCYAACEDTSHQAIWMKEGRVFEVNDAECVACNLCVNVCPVEDCITMVEMEPGTVDPRTGKTVENDYANWTTHPNNPSAQAAE from the coding sequence ATGGCTGATCTCACAACCAACTTTCTCGGCATCACAAGCCCCAATCCCTTCTGGCTCGCCTCGGCGCCGCCCACAGACAAGGAATACAACGTGCGCCGCGCGTTTGAAGCTGGCTGGGGCGGGGTCGTCTGGAAAACTCTGGGCGAGGAAGGCCCGCCTGTGGTGAACGTCAACGGCCCGCGCTACGGCGTGATCCACGGCGCAGACCGGCGGCTTCTGGGTCTCAACAATATCGAGCTGATCACCGACCGCCCGCTTGAAACCAACCTCGAAGAAATCGCCCGCGTCAAAGCCGACTACCCCGACCGCGCCGTGATCGTCTCGCTGATGGTGCCTTGCGAAGAACAGGCGTGGAAGAAAATCCTCCCCCGCGTGGCCGAAACCGGTGCCGACGGGGTCGAGCTCAACTTCGGCTGCCCGCATGGCATGTCCGAACGCGGCATGGGCGCGGCGGTGGGGCAGGTGCCCGAATACATCGAAATGGTCACCCGCTGGTGCAAGGAAAACTACGACAAGCCGGTGATCGTCAAACTCACGCCCAACATCACCGACATCCGCTATCCGGCGCGCGCCGCCCATAACGGCGGGGCCGACGCGGTGAGCCTGATCAACACGATCAACTCCATCACTTCGGTTAACCTCGATAACTTCAGCCCCGAACCCTCGATTGATGGCAAGGGTAGCCACGGCGGCTTCTGCGGCCCGGCGGTGAAACCCATCGCGCTCAACATGGTTGCCGAAATCGCCCGTGATGCGGAAACCCGTGGCCTGCCGATTTCCGCCATCGGTGGCGTGACCACTTGGCGCGATGCGGCTGAATTCATGGTTATGGGCGCGGGCAACGTGCAGGTCTGCACCGCCGCCATGACCTATGGCTTCAAAGTGGTTCAGGAGATGATCTCGGGCCTTTCCGACTGGATGGACGAAAAGGGGTACACCTCGACCGACCAATTCATCGGCAACGCCGTGCCAAACCTCTCGGATTGGCAGTATCTCAACCTCAACTACATCGCCAAAGCCAAGATCGATCAGAACGCCTGCATCAAATGCGGCCGCTGCTATGCCGCTTGCGAAGACACCTCGCATCAGGCGATCTGGATGAAAGAGGGCCGCGTCTTCGAGGTCAACGATGCCGAATGCGTCGCCTGCAACCTCTGCGTCAATGTCTGCCCGGTCGAGGATTGCATCACCATGGTCGAAATGGAGCCGGGCACCGTCGATCCGCGCACCGGCAAAACGGTCGAAAACGACTACGCCAACTGGACCACGCACCCCAACAACCCTTCGGCACAGGCTGCCGAATAA
- a CDS encoding NAD(P)-dependent oxidoreductase, which produces MPPSQRSPGIVAGRLSPNQLASNFTDLHAPYDAHEAQVAADRCYFCHDAPCMEACPTSIDIPLFIRQIATDTPLAAAKTIFDQNILGGMCARVCPTETLCEEVCVREVAEGKPVEIGRLQRYATDAAMAHGPQPYTRAPSTGKTVAVVGAGPAGLACAHRLAMHGHDVVIFEARSKAGGLNEFGIASYKTVNGYAQSEVDWLLAIGGIEIRYDTALGRDVTLDALRDGHDAVFLGMGLPGAYDLKGFDKGGIEKAVDFIARLRQADDMATLPVGRNVVVIGGGMTAVDAAVQAKLLGAENVTIAYRRDQSAMPASQFEQDLAASKGVRLVFNAKPVAAHGDTAVEAVDFEYTSQDGPNLVGTGETFAIPADQVLLAIGQWLENPPEDVELDGSAFFTAEDGRTAPQTRIWAGGDCTARGEDLTVTAVAQGRDAAESIHAELSK; this is translated from the coding sequence ATGCCGCCATCTCAACGCAGTCCGGGTATCGTCGCAGGACGGCTCAGCCCCAACCAACTCGCCTCTAATTTCACCGATCTTCACGCCCCATACGACGCGCATGAAGCACAGGTTGCGGCTGATCGCTGCTACTTCTGCCACGATGCTCCCTGTATGGAGGCCTGCCCAACCAGCATCGACATCCCGCTGTTCATTCGCCAGATCGCAACCGACACGCCGCTCGCGGCGGCCAAGACGATCTTTGATCAGAACATCCTCGGCGGCATGTGCGCGCGGGTCTGTCCAACAGAAACCCTCTGCGAGGAAGTCTGCGTGCGCGAAGTCGCCGAAGGCAAGCCGGTCGAGATCGGCCGCCTGCAACGCTACGCCACCGACGCTGCCATGGCCCACGGCCCGCAACCCTACACGCGCGCGCCCTCGACCGGCAAAACGGTCGCGGTCGTGGGGGCAGGGCCCGCAGGTCTCGCCTGTGCCCACCGCCTTGCGATGCACGGTCATGACGTGGTGATCTTCGAGGCCCGCAGCAAAGCCGGCGGCCTCAACGAATTCGGCATCGCCAGCTACAAGACCGTGAACGGCTATGCCCAATCCGAAGTTGACTGGCTCCTCGCCATCGGCGGGATCGAGATCCGCTACGATACGGCGCTTGGCCGTGACGTGACGCTCGATGCGCTGCGTGATGGTCATGATGCGGTGTTCCTCGGCATGGGCCTTCCCGGTGCTTACGACCTCAAAGGTTTCGACAAAGGCGGCATCGAAAAAGCTGTCGATTTCATCGCCCGCCTTCGTCAGGCGGATGACATGGCCACGCTGCCCGTAGGGCGCAATGTTGTGGTGATCGGCGGCGGCATGACAGCGGTCGACGCCGCCGTTCAGGCCAAGCTGCTCGGCGCGGAAAACGTCACCATCGCTTACCGGCGCGACCAATCCGCAATGCCCGCCAGCCAGTTCGAACAAGACCTCGCCGCCTCCAAAGGCGTGCGGCTGGTTTTCAACGCCAAACCCGTGGCCGCCCATGGCGACACTGCGGTCGAAGCGGTCGATTTCGAATACACCTCCCAAGACGGCCCCAACCTCGTCGGCACTGGCGAAACCTTTGCAATCCCCGCCGATCAGGTGCTGCTCGCCATCGGTCAATGGCTTGAAAACCCGCCCGAGGATGTCGAACTCGACGGTTCCGCCTTCTTCACGGCAGAGGACGGACGCACCGCCCCGCAAACCCGTATCTGGGCGGGCGGCGACTGTACCGCGCGCGGCGAAGACCTCACCGTCACCGCCGTGGCACAGGGCCGCGATGCTGCCGAAAGCATCCATGCAGAGCTCAGCAAGTGA
- a CDS encoding ABC transporter ATP-binding protein encodes MSLLRLANVSAFYGPSQALFDVTFRVEPGQVVALMGRNGMGKSTTIKTICRMMKHRSGSIVFDGDDIARWPSHRAARAGLGLVPEGRRCFPNLNVRENLVAAARPGEWTLAKVATLFPRLEERHDQMSASLSGGEQQMLAIGRALMTNPRLLILDEATEGLAPVIRQEIWAAIKRLKSETGLAIIVVDKSLKELASVADRAVILQRGQTVWTGAFSDLDPETSDRYLGV; translated from the coding sequence ATGAGCCTTCTGCGCCTTGCCAATGTCTCGGCCTTTTATGGCCCGTCACAAGCCCTGTTTGATGTGACCTTCCGGGTGGAACCGGGACAGGTTGTCGCCCTGATGGGGCGCAACGGCATGGGCAAATCCACCACGATCAAAACCATCTGCCGGATGATGAAGCATCGCAGCGGTTCGATCGTGTTTGACGGTGACGACATCGCACGCTGGCCCTCGCACCGCGCCGCGCGCGCCGGGCTTGGCCTCGTGCCCGAAGGGCGGCGCTGTTTTCCCAACCTCAATGTGCGCGAAAACCTTGTCGCCGCCGCGCGGCCCGGCGAATGGACGCTCGCCAAAGTGGCCACGCTTTTCCCCCGCCTCGAAGAGCGCCACGATCAGATGTCGGCCTCGCTCTCGGGCGGCGAGCAACAGATGCTCGCTATCGGGCGCGCTCTCATGACCAACCCGCGTCTGCTGATCCTTGACGAGGCAACCGAAGGCCTCGCCCCGGTGATCCGACAAGAGATCTGGGCCGCCATCAAACGCCTCAAATCCGAAACCGGCCTTGCGATCATCGTTGTCGATAAATCGCTCAAGGAACTTGCCAGCGTCGCCGACCGCGCCGTGATTCTTCAGCGCGGCCAAACCGTCTGGACTGGCGCTTTCAGCGATCTCGACCCGGAAACCAGCGACCGCTATCTCGGCGTCTGA
- a CDS encoding ABC transporter ATP-binding protein yields the protein MTEPLLHIDGITKSFGALKASDNVTLDLYPGEIHALIGPNGAGKSTLIAQIAGSLKPDAGRVVLEGRDVTAQDTVARARAGLGRTFQISSLAMEDTVLQNAVLGALGARQKRLGLFKPVMQDRALRDTAMAALGEVGLEEFASFRTADLSHGQRRQLEVAVALTLNPHAFLMDEPMAGLGAEGSALLVTFLHKLKTRAPILLVEHDMDAVFQLADRISVLVYGRIIATGTPDEIRTNPDVREAYLGEEDEEEAIQ from the coding sequence ATGACTGAACCATTGCTGCACATTGACGGCATCACCAAAAGCTTCGGCGCGCTCAAGGCCTCGGACAATGTGACGCTCGATCTTTACCCCGGTGAAATCCACGCGCTGATCGGCCCCAACGGCGCGGGCAAATCCACGCTGATCGCCCAGATCGCCGGAAGCCTCAAACCCGATGCGGGCCGCGTCGTGCTCGAAGGCCGCGACGTGACCGCACAGGACACCGTGGCCCGCGCCCGCGCCGGGCTGGGCCGCACGTTCCAGATCAGCTCGCTCGCGATGGAGGACACCGTGCTGCAAAACGCGGTGCTCGGCGCGCTTGGTGCGCGGCAAAAACGGCTCGGCCTGTTCAAACCCGTGATGCAGGACAGGGCGCTGCGCGATACGGCCATGGCCGCACTTGGCGAGGTCGGGCTCGAAGAGTTCGCCAGTTTCCGCACCGCCGATCTGTCGCATGGGCAACGCCGCCAGCTTGAGGTCGCCGTCGCGCTCACCCTCAATCCGCATGCCTTTTTGATGGACGAGCCGATGGCGGGCCTCGGTGCCGAAGGCTCGGCCCTGTTGGTCACCTTCCTGCACAAGCTCAAAACCCGCGCGCCGATCCTACTGGTCGAACATGACATGGATGCGGTCTTCCAACTGGCCGACCGGATCAGCGTGCTGGTTTATGGCCGCATCATTGCCACCGGCACCCCGGACGAGATCCGCACAAACCCCGATGTGCGCGAGGCCTACCTCGGTGAAGAAGACGAAGAGGAAGCGATCCAATGA
- a CDS encoding branched-chain amino acid ABC transporter permease: MGRRELLMNTVLALGLLAVPLWAYASDEPYIITLTTRVTILALAGVGLNLALGLGGLVSLGHAMFFGIGGYAAGILASHAQSYTPLMESPFLIEGTQFMPVIWIVALIAAALAAVVTGALSLRTSGVYFIMITLAFGQMFYYFTISWPAYGGEDGLSIYVRDRFPGLNTLDPIQFFAITYVMLGLALFIVARITRSGFGLALNAARQNEARSRAVGIEPYRLRLAAFVISGAITGLAGALFADLNRFVSPAMFSWQTSGEIMVFVILGGVARLFGPVAGAALFILLEEILGGVSDYWHIYLGFLLLLVVLFARGGLIGLLAGEDKRDD; encoded by the coding sequence ATGGGCCGCAGAGAACTCCTTATGAACACCGTTCTGGCGCTTGGCCTGCTGGCCGTGCCGCTCTGGGCCTATGCCTCGGACGAGCCCTATATCATCACGCTCACCACCCGCGTGACGATCCTTGCTCTGGCCGGGGTCGGGCTCAACCTCGCGCTTGGGCTTGGCGGCTTGGTCAGCCTCGGACACGCGATGTTCTTTGGCATCGGAGGCTACGCCGCTGGCATCCTCGCCAGCCATGCCCAAAGCTATACGCCGCTGATGGAAAGCCCGTTCCTGATCGAAGGCACGCAATTCATGCCGGTGATCTGGATCGTGGCGCTTATCGCCGCGGCTCTCGCGGCCGTCGTGACAGGCGCGCTCAGTCTGCGCACCTCCGGCGTCTATTTCATCATGATCACGCTCGCTTTTGGGCAGATGTTTTATTACTTCACCATCTCCTGGCCGGCCTATGGCGGCGAGGACGGGCTGTCGATCTATGTGCGTGACCGTTTTCCGGGGCTAAATACCCTCGACCCGATCCAATTCTTTGCCATCACCTATGTCATGCTGGGGCTGGCGCTGTTTATTGTCGCGCGGATCACCCGCTCGGGCTTCGGCCTCGCGCTCAATGCCGCACGCCAGAACGAAGCCCGCAGCCGCGCCGTGGGCATCGAACCCTACCGCCTGCGCCTCGCGGCCTTTGTCATCTCGGGCGCGATCACCGGGCTGGCCGGGGCGCTCTTTGCCGATCTCAACCGTTTCGTCAGCCCGGCGATGTTCAGCTGGCAAACCTCGGGCGAGATCATGGTCTTTGTCATCCTCGGAGGGGTGGCCCGCCTGTTCGGTCCGGTCGCCGGGGCGGCGCTGTTTATTCTGCTCGAAGAGATCCTCGGCGGGGTCAGCGACTATTGGCACATCTATCTCGGCTTTCTGTTGCTGCTCGTCGTGCTCTTTGCACGCGGCGGGCTGATCGGCCTGCTGGCGGGGGAGGACAAGCGCGATGACTGA
- a CDS encoding branched-chain amino acid ABC transporter permease has product MSVLLLIEQILNGLQSGVMLFLMSAGLTLIFGVMGLINLAHGSLYMVGAFAAAAVASATGSFTLALIAALAAAALAGVLVEILVIRRLYDRDHLDQVLATFALILIFSEGTRWAFGSFPLYLDVPKMLSGPVHLPGGIAYPAYRLAIIVIGFAVAAALFLLIAKTRIGMRIRAGESDREMIGALGVNISVLYTAVFALGAALAGFAGALVGAIQSVQVGMGEPVLILAFVTIVIGGIGSIRGAFVGALLVGLTDTLGRVLLPVAFGTFMDPSAATSVGAALASMSIYILMAGVLLFKPTGLYGSA; this is encoded by the coding sequence ATGTCTGTCCTTCTACTGATTGAACAAATCCTCAACGGTCTGCAATCGGGTGTGATGTTGTTCCTGATGTCCGCCGGTCTCACGCTGATTTTCGGGGTCATGGGGCTGATCAACCTCGCACATGGCTCGCTCTATATGGTGGGGGCCTTTGCGGCGGCGGCGGTTGCTTCGGCCACAGGCAGCTTCACGCTGGCGTTGATTGCAGCGCTGGCGGCGGCGGCGCTCGCCGGTGTGCTGGTGGAAATCCTGGTGATCCGGCGGCTTTATGACCGCGACCACCTCGATCAGGTGCTCGCCACCTTCGCGCTGATCCTGATCTTTTCGGAAGGCACACGGTGGGCCTTTGGGTCGTTCCCGCTGTACCTTGATGTGCCCAAGATGCTCTCTGGCCCGGTGCACCTCCCCGGTGGCATCGCCTATCCGGCCTATCGCCTTGCGATCATCGTGATCGGCTTTGCTGTGGCGGCGGCGCTGTTCCTGCTGATCGCCAAAACCCGCATCGGCATGCGCATCCGCGCCGGAGAGAGTGACCGCGAGATGATTGGCGCGCTCGGCGTCAATATCTCGGTGCTCTACACGGCTGTCTTTGCCCTCGGCGCCGCGCTGGCTGGCTTTGCCGGTGCGCTTGTCGGCGCGATCCAATCGGTGCAGGTCGGCATGGGCGAGCCGGTGCTGATCCTTGCGTTCGTCACCATCGTGATCGGCGGCATCGGCTCGATCAGGGGCGCCTTCGTTGGCGCGCTGCTCGTCGGGCTGACCGATACGCTTGGCCGGGTGCTTCTGCCGGTCGCCTTCGGCACCTTCATGGACCCGTCCGCCGCCACCTCGGTCGGCGCGGCGCTGGCGTCGATGTCGATCTATATCCTCATGGCGGGGGTGTTGCTGTTCAAACCCACCGGCCTCTACGGGAGCGCGTGA
- a CDS encoding ABC transporter substrate-binding protein, whose amino-acid sequence MSIRKYASALCLAALTATAGQAEGLKVGMITTLSGGGAGLGIDVRDGFMLAVKQSGKTDIELVIEDDQRKPDIAVQLADKLVQQEKVDVLTGIIWSNLAMAVVPSVTAQGKFYISPNAGPSALAGRGCNKNYFNVAWQNDAFNEAAGAWASENGIGKVFLLAPNYPAGKDMIAGFKRFFKGEVASEVYTKLGQTDYAAEIAQIKATEADMVYYFLPGGMGISFMKQYAGSGAEKPVMGPAFSFDQGILGAIGEAALGVKNTSHWSKDIDNPANKAFVETFTAEYGRLPSLYASQGFDAALLLISAMDKADVKDADAFRAALKAADFASTRGEFSFADNHHPVQTIYMREVVKEGDVVTNKIIGTAATGHSDSYGADCKM is encoded by the coding sequence ATGAGTATTAGAAAATACGCAAGCGCGCTGTGTCTGGCTGCGCTCACGGCCACGGCGGGGCAGGCCGAGGGGCTTAAAGTCGGGATGATTACCACGCTGTCTGGCGGTGGTGCCGGGCTTGGCATCGACGTGCGCGACGGCTTCATGCTGGCAGTCAAACAATCTGGCAAAACGGATATTGAACTGGTGATCGAGGATGATCAGCGCAAACCCGATATTGCCGTGCAACTGGCCGACAAATTGGTGCAGCAGGAAAAAGTTGACGTTCTGACCGGCATCATCTGGTCCAACCTCGCCATGGCCGTTGTGCCGTCGGTGACCGCACAGGGCAAATTCTATATCTCGCCCAATGCCGGTCCGTCCGCGCTCGCGGGGCGGGGCTGTAACAAGAACTATTTCAACGTCGCTTGGCAGAACGACGCCTTTAACGAGGCCGCCGGCGCATGGGCCAGCGAAAATGGCATTGGCAAAGTCTTCTTGCTGGCGCCGAACTACCCGGCCGGCAAAGACATGATCGCGGGCTTCAAACGCTTCTTCAAAGGTGAGGTCGCCTCCGAGGTCTATACCAAACTCGGCCAGACCGACTACGCCGCCGAAATCGCCCAGATCAAGGCGACTGAGGCCGACATGGTCTATTACTTCCTGCCCGGCGGCATGGGGATCTCCTTCATGAAGCAATACGCAGGCTCGGGTGCCGAGAAACCTGTCATGGGTCCGGCCTTCAGCTTTGACCAAGGTATCCTTGGCGCGATTGGCGAGGCCGCATTGGGTGTGAAAAACACCTCGCATTGGTCGAAAGACATCGACAATCCCGCCAACAAGGCTTTCGTCGAGACCTTCACGGCTGAATACGGTCGCCTGCCGTCGCTCTATGCAAGCCAAGGGTTTGATGCGGCGCTGCTGTTGATCTCGGCGATGGACAAGGCCGACGTGAAAGACGCCGATGCTTTCCGCGCAGCCCTCAAAGCCGCCGATTTCGCCTCAACCCGTGGAGAGTTCAGCTTCGCTGACAACCACCACCCTGTGCAAACCATCTATATGCGCGAAGTGGTCAAGGAAGGCGATGTTGTGACCAACAAGATCATCGGCACCGCTGCGACCGGGCACTCCGACTCTTATGGTGCTGACTGCAAGATGTGA
- the pobA gene encoding 4-hydroxybenzoate 3-monooxygenase — MKTQVCIIGGGPSGLMLSQLLHLKGIDTVVLEKHSREYVLGRIRAGVLEHGFTELMREAQCGERMDREGEIHDGFYIAHDGVLDRVDLHKYSGNAVTVYGQTELTRDLYEARDKLNGKVIHNVEDVTLHDIKAETPPFVTYREGDDIIRIDCDYIIGADGFHGPSRKSIPADVLTEYEKVYPFGWLGVLSRTKPVSPELVYAKNPRGFALCSLRSQVLSRYYIQVPLTDKVEDWSDEAFWDELKSRLPDEVSDKLETGPSIEKSIAPLRSFVAEPMRYGNLFLAGDAAHIVPPTGARGLNSAASDIYYLYHALMAHYQNGDDSGLDSYSEKALARVWKAQRFSWWMTSLLHTFPDNIPYDVRLQQTDLEYLFSSDAALTSLAENYTGLPF; from the coding sequence ATGAAAACCCAAGTCTGTATCATTGGCGGCGGCCCATCGGGCCTGATGCTGAGCCAGCTTTTGCATCTCAAAGGCATCGACACTGTCGTGCTCGAAAAACACTCCCGCGAATACGTGCTTGGCCGGATCAGGGCAGGGGTGCTGGAACACGGCTTTACCGAACTCATGCGCGAGGCCCAATGCGGCGAGCGTATGGATCGTGAGGGCGAAATCCACGACGGGTTTTATATTGCACATGATGGCGTGCTTGACCGGGTCGATCTGCACAAATATTCCGGCAACGCCGTCACGGTCTATGGTCAGACCGAGTTGACCCGCGACCTTTATGAAGCGCGCGACAAATTGAACGGCAAAGTCATCCACAACGTCGAGGACGTGACGCTCCACGACATCAAGGCCGAGACCCCGCCCTTTGTGACCTATCGCGAAGGCGACGATATCATTCGCATTGATTGTGACTACATCATCGGCGCCGATGGCTTCCACGGTCCCTCACGCAAGTCGATCCCCGCGGATGTCCTGACCGAATATGAGAAGGTTTACCCGTTCGGCTGGCTCGGCGTTCTGAGCCGCACCAAGCCGGTCTCGCCCGAACTGGTCTATGCCAAAAACCCGCGCGGCTTTGCGCTCTGCTCCTTGCGCAGCCAAGTGCTCAGCCGCTATTATATACAGGTGCCACTCACCGACAAAGTCGAAGATTGGTCCGATGAAGCCTTCTGGGACGAGCTTAAATCCCGCCTCCCGGACGAGGTGTCGGACAAGCTGGAAACCGGCCCCTCAATTGAAAAATCCATCGCGCCCTTGCGCTCTTTCGTGGCCGAACCGATGCGCTATGGCAATCTCTTCCTCGCCGGGGACGCAGCCCATATCGTGCCGCCAACCGGTGCGCGTGGCCTGAACTCCGCAGCCTCTGACATCTACTATCTCTACCACGCCTTGATGGCGCACTACCAAAACGGCGACGACAGCGGCCTCGATAGCTATAGCGAGAAGGCACTGGCACGGGTTTGGAAAGCACAACGCTTCAGCTGGTGGATGACCTCCTTGTTGCACACCTTCCCCGACAACATCCCCTATGATGTGCGGCTGCAACAAACCGATCTTGAGTATCTGTTCTCCTCCGATGCCGCGCTCACCTCGCTGGCTGAGAATTATACGGGCCTGCCTTTTTAA